The Geotalea uraniireducens Rf4 genome window below encodes:
- the pilQ gene encoding type IV pilus secretin family protein, which translates to MRMYSSRIICHALILIFIMAVSGCAKRMVAAKDVNQIETAGVAAVQAINVKDDTSQIEISTNRPLTYTSYKTSDPPKVFIDLAQTEPGAVTKPLEFASGNVKSVNLSRQDFGGGFLTRVEIALNKDVDFSVSTDPADRGKLLVTFAKPQVEEKSSKAEVEKQGQVASNVEENAAKPDVKPETKSLNAEMYKQAAAEVAAGVNVVTHETKPEVVAEVKEGAKIATPGSNPVELQTSVEVKEPPKAEAEVKSEIAPQLKTLDAINIVNDGVEIIVNGGVDSFNTFKLNKPDRLVVDIFGAKNSISANFISINRFGVGKARVGVTPEKVRIVFDAAAEALPAYEVAKTDNGLKIHLSDISAEQPAKNVNEPLDEPAKPASEAKKVVKTETGSIESIDFNVVDGNSRIAIKLNGDCISGKPIKTAKGLSFTIKNCRIPKKLQRTLDTRGFAGPVQSITPYQVKVAGGMDVRILVKLRGKAPYTINQDGDILLLDIKNPEVTETPALVSGVTREKAAPAAPKIEEEFMAAPAKEPEAFAELPSSAVSKQVTKKVYTGRKVTLEFSDADIRKIFQLIAEVSNLNFLIADDVSGTISIKLVNVPWDQALDVILDTKGLGMQREGNIVQIKPKAKMQSQADEEIAAKKARERAMELRTEVFDVNYAAVADIVTQFNTLKSERGIITSDVRTNRVIVKDIATAIEDMKSLLKNLDSPEKQVMIEARIVEAQTSFVRDLGVQWGLHYVDGSASVAGISRFDTGFGGVVTPPPTSGTSGPGAAAGMSFGKLASNIQIDMRLSAAVTAEQIKIISSPRVVTLNNKPAKISQGASIPYQTTSAEGTKTEFVEAALTLEVTPHITSDGSIGMKIKASNNSAGTGSPPPINKKEATTELLVKNGETTVIGGIYVDSETDNDKGVPFLQDIPLLGWLFKSNTKNKSKNELLIFITPKIIS; encoded by the coding sequence ATGAGAATGTATTCAAGCAGAATCATTTGCCATGCACTGATACTCATCTTTATCATGGCTGTTTCTGGTTGTGCAAAAAGAATGGTAGCGGCAAAAGATGTGAACCAGATTGAAACGGCAGGTGTCGCTGCTGTTCAGGCAATCAATGTTAAAGACGACACCTCTCAGATAGAAATTTCCACTAACCGGCCGTTAACATATACATCCTATAAGACAAGTGATCCGCCGAAGGTTTTTATCGACCTTGCTCAGACGGAACCGGGTGCAGTGACCAAGCCGTTAGAGTTCGCTTCAGGCAATGTAAAAAGTGTCAATTTGTCCAGGCAGGATTTTGGCGGTGGTTTTCTCACACGTGTTGAGATCGCACTGAATAAAGACGTGGATTTTTCAGTAAGCACAGATCCAGCGGATCGGGGCAAATTGCTGGTTACTTTCGCTAAACCCCAGGTTGAAGAAAAGTCGTCCAAAGCCGAGGTTGAAAAGCAGGGGCAGGTAGCGTCAAATGTCGAGGAAAATGCAGCCAAACCCGATGTGAAGCCGGAAACGAAATCTCTGAACGCGGAAATGTATAAACAGGCCGCTGCTGAAGTGGCTGCCGGAGTAAATGTTGTAACCCATGAGACGAAGCCGGAAGTTGTTGCCGAGGTCAAGGAAGGAGCCAAGATTGCCACGCCGGGGTCTAATCCTGTCGAACTACAGACAAGCGTCGAAGTAAAAGAGCCACCCAAGGCCGAAGCAGAGGTTAAATCTGAAATTGCTCCACAGTTAAAGACGTTAGATGCCATCAACATAGTGAACGATGGGGTTGAAATTATCGTGAATGGTGGCGTGGACTCCTTTAACACATTCAAGTTGAACAAGCCGGACCGTCTGGTTGTGGATATTTTTGGCGCTAAGAATTCGATCTCTGCAAATTTTATAAGTATCAACCGTTTTGGCGTCGGTAAAGCCAGAGTCGGCGTAACACCGGAAAAGGTACGTATCGTCTTTGACGCGGCCGCTGAAGCGCTCCCTGCTTACGAAGTGGCAAAGACTGACAATGGTTTAAAGATACATTTGTCTGATATATCCGCAGAGCAGCCAGCAAAGAACGTCAACGAGCCTCTCGACGAGCCGGCAAAGCCGGCATCTGAAGCAAAAAAAGTCGTAAAGACTGAAACAGGTTCGATAGAGTCGATTGACTTTAATGTCGTGGATGGAAACTCCAGGATTGCCATAAAGCTTAACGGAGACTGTATTTCAGGTAAGCCGATTAAGACAGCCAAAGGTCTGTCGTTTACAATCAAGAATTGTCGGATTCCGAAAAAACTTCAGAGAACGCTGGACACGAGAGGTTTTGCAGGCCCAGTCCAAAGCATTACTCCTTACCAGGTAAAAGTAGCTGGCGGGATGGATGTAAGAATTCTCGTAAAGCTGCGAGGAAAGGCGCCTTACACGATCAATCAGGATGGCGATATTCTCCTTTTGGATATCAAGAACCCGGAAGTGACAGAAACCCCGGCGCTTGTTTCCGGGGTAACAAGGGAAAAAGCTGCACCTGCCGCACCTAAAATCGAGGAAGAGTTCATGGCTGCCCCGGCGAAGGAACCGGAAGCTTTTGCCGAACTTCCCTCGTCTGCTGTTTCCAAACAGGTAACGAAAAAGGTATATACGGGCAGGAAGGTTACCCTGGAATTTTCCGATGCCGATATTAGAAAGATTTTCCAGCTTATTGCCGAAGTCAGTAACCTGAATTTTCTTATAGCTGACGATGTCAGTGGTACGATCAGCATCAAACTGGTCAATGTGCCATGGGACCAGGCGCTTGACGTGATACTCGATACCAAGGGCCTGGGCATGCAGCGCGAAGGCAACATTGTCCAGATCAAGCCGAAGGCCAAGATGCAGTCGCAGGCGGACGAAGAAATTGCCGCAAAAAAAGCCCGTGAAAGGGCCATGGAGCTGCGTACCGAGGTCTTTGATGTCAACTACGCCGCTGTTGCCGATATTGTCACACAGTTCAACACTTTGAAAAGCGAGCGGGGTATTATTACCTCTGATGTGCGTACCAATAGGGTTATCGTCAAGGATATCGCAACCGCCATCGAAGACATGAAGTCGCTCCTTAAAAATCTTGATTCGCCCGAGAAGCAGGTGATGATTGAGGCGCGAATCGTAGAGGCTCAAACATCATTCGTCCGCGACCTGGGTGTTCAGTGGGGACTGCATTACGTTGATGGCTCGGCTTCCGTTGCAGGAATAAGCCGGTTCGACACAGGTTTCGGCGGCGTTGTCACTCCGCCGCCAACCTCTGGCACTTCCGGTCCGGGGGCAGCTGCCGGCATGTCATTCGGTAAATTAGCCAGCAACATCCAGATTGATATGCGGCTTTCGGCTGCTGTCACTGCTGAGCAGATAAAGATCATATCTTCGCCGCGAGTGGTTACGCTCAACAACAAGCCCGCGAAAATATCCCAGGGCGCGTCTATTCCGTATCAGACCACTTCTGCTGAGGGGACAAAGACGGAATTTGTCGAGGCTGCCCTTACTCTTGAGGTGACACCACATATTACATCTGATGGCAGCATCGGCATGAAGATCAAGGCATCCAACAACTCAGCCGGCACCGGTTCACCGCCACCTATCAACAAAAAAGAGGCGACTACCGAACTGCTGGTGAAAAACGGCGAGACCACGGTCATTGGCGGGATATACGTTGACAGTGAAACGGATAACGATAAAGGGGTCCCTTTCCTGCAAGATATTCCACTGCTTGGTTGGCTATTTAAATCTAATACCAAAAATAAATCCAAGAACGAACTGCTTATTTTCATTACGCCGAAGATAATCAGTTAA